A genomic region of Melanotaenia boesemani isolate fMelBoe1 chromosome 21, fMelBoe1.pri, whole genome shotgun sequence contains the following coding sequences:
- the LOC121632204 gene encoding transcription factor 7-like 2 — MQDASARPPPRCNHPERLLLTEEEEQRVSVVAELGHTGSAAVNTILGERWKSLSTEQQAKYYQEADAARRRHEQQHPQWSSSDNYGQKRKRRRQGSTAPSSSGGNTRLHSMCPIGPKVPDC; from the exons ATGCAG gATGCCAGTGCACGACCCCCGCCACGCTGCAACCACCCAGAGCGCCTGCTGCTCACA GAAGAGGAA GAGCAGAGGGTGAGTGTGGTGGCTGAACTTGGCCACACCGGGAGCGCGGCGGTGAACACCATCTTGGGGGAGAGA TGGAAGTCCTTGTCCACCGAGCAGCAGGCCAAGTACTACCAGGAGGCCGACGCAGCGAGGCGCCGCCATGAGCAGCAGCACCCCCAGTGGTCCAGCAGCGACAACTAC ggccagaagaggaagaggaggcgtcAGGGGAGCACAGCTCCCAGCAGCTCTGGAGGTAACACAAGACTTCACAGCATGTGTCCCATAGGTCCAAAGGTCCCAGATTGTTAA